A genomic segment from Leptolyngbya boryana PCC 6306 encodes:
- a CDS encoding fumarate reductase/succinate dehydrogenase flavoprotein subunit — protein sequence MNTQWMKTDVLVIGGGTAGTMAAIKAKQANPEGEVLVLEKANIRRSGAIAMGMDGVNTAVIPGNSTPEQYVREITIANDGILNQNAVYQTGKLGFSVIQELEKWGVKFQKDAQGDYDLKQVHRVGKYVLPMPEGKDLKTILARQVKRHKAQVTNRVMATRVLVRDGRAIGAVGLDVRNGDFVVIQAKAVILCTGACGRLGLPASGYLYGTYENPTNAGDGYSMAYHAGAELSNIECFQINPLMKDYNGPACAYVASPFGAYTANAQGHRFISCDYWSGQMMLEVWKELNSGKGPIQLKMTHLDENTISEIESILWANERPSRGRFHQGRGENYRTHGVEMNISEIGLCSGHSASGVWVNERAETSVPGLYAAGDMASVPHNYMIGAFVFGRIAGEHAVEYCQNLDHLDPDPEFLAAEKARIYAPLDRPNGVPHTQVEYKLRRLVNDYLQPPKSANRMELGLSNFVRYHDTLELMGARDPHELMRCMEVHFIRDCAEMAARASLYRRESRWGLYHYRADYPDKNNDEWFCHVHLKKDDAGDMVLFKRPIEPYIVDVNVETEVYDVAVR from the coding sequence GTGAATACTCAATGGATGAAGACGGATGTGCTGGTGATTGGGGGTGGAACGGCTGGAACCATGGCTGCCATCAAAGCAAAGCAAGCCAATCCCGAAGGTGAGGTACTCGTTCTAGAAAAAGCAAATATCCGTCGCAGTGGCGCGATTGCAATGGGAATGGATGGAGTCAATACTGCCGTCATTCCTGGAAATTCGACTCCAGAACAATATGTGCGAGAAATTACGATCGCGAATGATGGCATTCTCAATCAGAACGCTGTTTATCAAACTGGAAAACTTGGCTTTTCTGTCATTCAAGAACTCGAAAAATGGGGCGTAAAATTTCAGAAAGATGCTCAAGGAGATTACGACCTCAAACAAGTGCATCGCGTGGGTAAATACGTTTTGCCGATGCCAGAAGGAAAAGATTTAAAAACGATTCTGGCGCGTCAAGTTAAACGTCACAAAGCCCAAGTCACAAATCGAGTCATGGCAACTCGGGTTCTCGTTCGCGATGGACGTGCGATCGGTGCAGTCGGTCTTGATGTTCGCAATGGAGATTTTGTCGTCATTCAAGCAAAAGCTGTCATCCTTTGCACGGGCGCTTGCGGGCGCTTAGGCTTACCTGCTTCTGGCTATCTGTATGGAACCTACGAAAATCCAACCAATGCAGGCGACGGTTACTCGATGGCATATCACGCCGGAGCAGAACTGAGTAACATTGAATGTTTTCAAATCAATCCGTTGATGAAAGACTACAATGGTCCTGCTTGTGCTTACGTTGCAAGCCCATTTGGAGCTTACACAGCTAATGCACAAGGACATCGCTTTATTAGCTGCGACTATTGGAGCGGTCAAATGATGCTAGAAGTTTGGAAAGAGCTAAACTCTGGCAAAGGTCCAATTCAACTCAAAATGACTCATTTAGATGAAAATACAATTTCTGAAATTGAGTCAATCCTCTGGGCAAATGAGCGTCCGAGCCGAGGCAGATTCCATCAAGGGCGAGGTGAAAACTATCGCACTCATGGCGTCGAAATGAATATCTCTGAAATTGGACTGTGTAGCGGTCATAGTGCTTCTGGAGTCTGGGTGAATGAGCGGGCTGAAACTTCAGTTCCCGGACTATATGCAGCAGGCGACATGGCAAGCGTCCCGCACAACTATATGATCGGTGCGTTTGTCTTTGGACGCATTGCTGGAGAACATGCCGTTGAATATTGTCAGAATCTCGATCATCTCGACCCTGATCCAGAGTTTCTCGCTGCCGAAAAAGCAAGAATCTATGCGCCGCTCGATCGACCCAACGGAGTACCACATACCCAGGTTGAATATAAGCTGCGTCGGCTCGTCAATGACTATCTCCAGCCGCCTAAATCAGCCAATCGCATGGAGCTTGGACTCAGCAATTTTGTGCGCTACCACGACACATTAGAGCTAATGGGTGCTCGTGATCCGCATGAATTGATGCGCTGTATGGAAGTTCACTTTATTCGCGACTGTGCAGAAATGGCAGCAAGAGCTTCCCTCTATCGCCGTGAAAGTCGCTGGGGACTGTATCACTATCGAGCAGACTATCCAGACAAGAACAATGATGAATGGTTCTGCCACGTGCATCTGAAAAAAGATGATGCGGGTGACATGGTGTTATTCAAACGTCCGATCGAGCCTTACATCGTAGATGTCAATGTTGAAACCGAAGTGTACGACGTAGCTGTTCGTTAA
- a CDS encoding 4Fe-4S dicluster domain-containing protein, translating to MALAIQRIDVPVIVDESKCLEKCVACIEVCPLDVLAKDPETGKAYMKYDECWFCLPCEKECPTNAITVQIPFLLR from the coding sequence ATGGCTTTAGCAATTCAAAGAATCGATGTTCCAGTCATTGTCGATGAGTCAAAATGCCTTGAAAAATGTGTCGCCTGCATTGAAGTCTGTCCGCTTGATGTCTTAGCCAAAGACCCTGAAACAGGCAAAGCTTATATGAAGTATGACGAGTGCTGGTTCTGCTTACCTTGTGAAAAGGAATGCCCGACCAACGCGATTACTGTTCAAATTCCATTCCTGTTGCGCTAG